The following coding sequences are from one Paenibacillus sp. FSL R5-0912 window:
- a CDS encoding DUF4265 domain-containing protein — translation MPGTVGLHICFDERGREIEVLDVTPVARDKYRIEETPIFNPGIALGDIIRVREQEGIAYYVETVQKSGFVRYAWLLSKEAAASQEIRSFTERVTEHEGRWEQIFGGLLVIHLPKHSAVDAELEMSRIIGRFEA, via the coding sequence TTGCCTGGAACAGTAGGATTACATATTTGCTTTGATGAGCGTGGCCGTGAGATTGAGGTTCTGGATGTGACTCCGGTTGCCAGGGACAAATACCGGATTGAAGAAACGCCTATTTTTAACCCGGGGATTGCTCTTGGTGACATCATCCGGGTGAGAGAACAAGAGGGCATTGCCTATTATGTAGAAACGGTGCAGAAATCCGGGTTCGTCAGGTATGCCTGGCTGCTTAGCAAAGAAGCGGCTGCTTCGCAGGAGATCCGCAGTTTCACAGAACGGGTTACGGAGCACGAGGGGAGATGGGAGCAGATTTTCGGCGGTTTGCTTGTAATTCATCTGCCTAAACATTCTGCTGTGGATGCAGAGCTGGAAATGTCACGGATTATCGGACGTTTTGAAGCCTAA
- the lepB gene encoding signal peptidase I, producing MKKFLRQWVPSIAIGIILSLFIRTYVAEAMRVPTGSMIPTIEINDRLVVDKMLWNSSLKHGDIVVFYPPVAGDEHKRYVKRLIGLPGDEIEIKDGTLYRNNEAVDEPYLQEAMTYTFGPVTVPADHYFFLGDNRNVSYDAHLWSTPFVDKDKLIGKVLFDVNNLF from the coding sequence ATGAAGAAATTCTTGAGACAATGGGTGCCCAGTATTGCAATTGGCATTATTCTATCCCTATTTATCCGGACTTACGTGGCTGAAGCGATGAGAGTACCCACCGGCTCCATGATTCCGACCATTGAGATTAACGACCGCCTGGTTGTGGACAAAATGCTCTGGAACTCTTCGCTGAAGCATGGGGACATTGTTGTGTTCTATCCCCCGGTAGCCGGAGATGAGCATAAAAGATATGTGAAACGGCTGATTGGGCTGCCGGGAGATGAGATTGAGATTAAGGACGGTACCCTGTACCGTAATAATGAGGCGGTTGACGAGCCGTATCTCCAGGAAGCGATGACCTACACCTTCGGACCGGTCACCGTTCCCGCAGACCACTATTTCTTCCTTGGCGATAACCGGAATGTCAGCTATGACGCTCATTTATGGAGTACTCCGTTTGTAGACAAAGACAAACTGATTGGTAAAGTGCTGTTTGATGTGAATAACCTTTTCTGA
- a CDS encoding Dabb family protein, whose amino-acid sequence MMYEHLVAFQFNEHFKPGSEEGLIAVLLGLKDQIPGIVEITAGVNMTEETENIHGYTLGLRVTFTDQEALRQYGPHPAHRAFVARLEGILENVVVVDYPVRP is encoded by the coding sequence ATGATGTACGAGCATCTGGTAGCGTTCCAATTCAATGAGCATTTCAAGCCGGGCAGTGAAGAAGGCCTGATCGCAGTACTGCTGGGGCTGAAGGATCAAATTCCGGGAATTGTGGAGATTACGGCAGGAGTTAACATGACAGAGGAAACGGAGAATATCCACGGCTATACGCTGGGGCTTCGCGTAACCTTTACAGATCAGGAAGCCCTGCGTCAATACGGGCCGCATCCGGCGCACCGTGCGTTTGTTGCAAGGCTGGAGGGGATTCTGGAGAATGTCGTCGTGGTAGATTACCCGGTTCGCCCGTAG
- a CDS encoding HD-GYP domain-containing protein: MKVHVTDLKHGDCLMTDTFNGVGLHVLPKGTHVEREEISILIRHKIHYVDIEPRSILHTGSEEEQSHGLHDDFDHAILNYETIFLEALRDGKFSHSMVDNTLKPLLETLSGQKDVVSLLLLLDRDDIDTYHHSLQVGLLSYYIASWMGYSKEERYQISRAGYLHDIGKSQVPLSILNKHGLLTDSERDELARHTSYGYDLIRGSNMDEVTALVALQHHEYEDGSGYPKRLRKNEIHPFTQIVSVANIYMSLTTSTMNRPKQGLVTVLRKVHEMGFGKLNETVVQALTGHLLPSFVGKNVQLSNGEMGMIVMNNPLDLFKPLVKVDEGFRDLSRERSLSVDEVFN, encoded by the coding sequence TTGAAAGTACATGTCACGGATCTCAAACACGGCGATTGTCTTATGACAGACACTTTCAACGGTGTAGGTCTGCATGTTCTCCCCAAGGGGACGCATGTTGAACGGGAGGAGATCAGTATCCTCATCCGGCACAAAATTCATTATGTGGATATTGAGCCGCGCAGTATACTGCATACGGGCAGTGAAGAAGAGCAAAGTCATGGTTTGCATGATGATTTCGATCACGCCATTCTGAATTATGAAACGATTTTTCTGGAAGCATTGAGGGACGGGAAGTTCTCGCACTCCATGGTCGATAATACACTGAAGCCGCTTCTGGAAACACTGTCCGGACAAAAGGATGTAGTCTCCCTGTTGCTCCTGCTGGACCGCGATGACATCGATACATATCACCATTCTTTGCAGGTTGGACTGCTGTCCTATTACATTGCTTCCTGGATGGGCTACTCCAAGGAGGAGCGTTACCAGATCAGCCGTGCAGGTTATTTACATGATATCGGCAAGAGCCAGGTGCCGTTGTCTATTCTGAACAAACACGGATTGCTGACGGATTCCGAACGGGATGAACTCGCGCGTCATACTTCCTATGGCTATGATCTGATCCGCGGCTCCAATATGGACGAGGTAACAGCGCTTGTGGCACTGCAGCATCATGAATATGAGGATGGTTCAGGATATCCGAAGAGGCTGCGCAAGAATGAGATTCACCCGTTCACTCAAATCGTATCTGTGGCTAACATCTATATGTCTCTGACCACTTCCACTATGAACCGTCCCAAGCAGGGGCTGGTTACCGTGCTGCGCAAGGTGCATGAAATGGGCTTTGGTAAGTTGAACGAGACGGTTGTGCAGGCACTTACCGGACATTTGCTGCCAAGCTTTGTAGGCAAGAATGTCCAGCTCAGCAACGGTGAAATGGGCATGATCGTAATGAATAATCCGCTGGATCTCTTCAAGCCGCTGGTTAAAGTAGATGAGGGCTTCAGAGATTTGTCGCGTGAGCGCAGCCTGTCTGTGGATGAAGTTTTTAACTGA
- a CDS encoding GTP pyrophosphokinase has product MNADNQLEKFKQIKYELTRFMMIYKFALAEMETKIEILKEEFQLLHDYSPIEHTKSRIKSPESIMNKMLRKNSELSLQQIRASIKDIAGLRITCSFISDIYHVSAMLQKQDDLKVLAVKDYIKNPKPNGYQSLHLLIEVPVFMSDCQEHVCVEVQIRTIAMDFWASLEHKIFYKYSQAVPEHLTLELKNAADKANALDLQMERLHREIQEIKDAQEDEDSFSGLREIILNNQQFNLPANFIKLLGE; this is encoded by the coding sequence ATGAATGCCGACAATCAGTTAGAGAAATTCAAGCAGATTAAATATGAGCTTACCCGGTTTATGATGATATACAAATTCGCCCTCGCTGAAATGGAGACCAAGATTGAGATTCTCAAAGAGGAATTTCAGCTGCTTCACGACTACAGTCCGATCGAGCACACCAAGTCGCGGATTAAATCCCCAGAGAGTATTATGAATAAAATGCTGCGCAAGAACAGCGAGCTGTCACTCCAGCAAATTAGAGCCAGCATTAAGGATATTGCCGGGCTGCGCATCACCTGCTCGTTCATTTCAGATATCTATCATGTCAGTGCCATGCTGCAGAAGCAGGACGATCTCAAGGTGCTGGCGGTCAAGGATTATATCAAGAACCCGAAGCCGAACGGTTACCAGAGTCTGCATCTGCTCATAGAGGTTCCGGTATTTATGTCTGACTGTCAGGAGCATGTCTGTGTAGAGGTACAGATCCGTACGATTGCGATGGACTTCTGGGCCAGTCTGGAACATAAAATTTTCTATAAATACAGTCAGGCGGTCCCTGAGCATCTGACCCTTGAACTCAAGAATGCGGCAGACAAAGCGAATGCACTCGATCTGCAGATGGAGCGGCTGCACCGTGAGATTCAGGAGATCAAGGATGCCCAGGAGGACGAGGATTCCTTCTCTGGACTGCGGGAGATTATCCTCAATAATCAGCAGTTTAACCTGCCTGCCAACTTCATTAAGCTATTAGGGGAATAG
- a CDS encoding Cof-type HAD-IIB family hydrolase, with product MHRKAYVTDLDGTLLNSEQKLSAYTVRVLTEAMEQGMIISFATARGFISADSVVADISWKYPLILYNGALIYDSMTHKVITGYWLDSIISGEIIDIGREFELTPFHFLLDAADGERVLYEAPIRTGDVEFYKSRMNDVRFREVKRLECPADHRTLVITYIGRLEELAPLHQKVLDRFGSEVHIHFMKDIYIKDHYFLEFSHPDANKSQGLKLWAQHMGLATEDIVVFGDHLNDLGLFAAAGTSVAVENAHEELKAVAHRITASNNENGVAVFLAETMNKGEMTGE from the coding sequence ATGCACAGAAAGGCCTATGTTACGGATCTGGATGGAACCCTGCTGAACTCGGAACAAAAACTCTCTGCTTACACAGTGCGGGTACTAACGGAAGCGATGGAACAGGGGATGATAATCAGCTTCGCTACTGCGAGAGGGTTCATCAGTGCAGACAGCGTAGTAGCGGATATTTCCTGGAAATATCCGCTTATTCTTTATAATGGGGCACTTATCTATGACAGCATGACGCACAAAGTGATTACCGGTTACTGGCTGGATTCCATTATTTCCGGGGAAATCATTGACATTGGACGGGAATTTGAACTTACACCGTTTCATTTCCTGCTGGATGCAGCGGACGGCGAGCGGGTGCTGTATGAAGCGCCTATCCGGACCGGAGATGTGGAATTCTACAAGTCCCGTATGAATGATGTACGTTTCCGTGAGGTGAAGCGGCTTGAATGTCCGGCAGATCACCGGACGTTGGTGATAACTTACATTGGACGGTTGGAGGAGTTGGCCCCGCTGCATCAGAAAGTGCTTGACCGCTTCGGTTCAGAGGTACATATTCATTTCATGAAGGATATATACATAAAAGATCATTATTTCCTGGAATTCAGCCATCCGGATGCGAATAAAAGCCAGGGGCTGAAGCTATGGGCACAGCATATGGGGCTGGCTACAGAGGATATCGTTGTCTTCGGTGACCATTTGAATGATCTGGGCCTGTTTGCCGCAGCGGGAACAAGTGTCGCGGTAGAGAATGCCCATGAGGAACTCAAAGCTGTCGCACATCGGATTACTGCATCCAATAATGAGAATGGTGTTGCAGTGTTTCTGGCAGAAACTATGAACAAGGGAGAGATGACGGGTGAGTGA
- a CDS encoding glycoside hydrolase family 9 protein, producing the protein MSEQCLRTITVNQAGYSSAGEKLALFTGEGSRFRVIDLQTGSVVFTGQTGEGLEDRPSGSRVHTGEFSAVTAPGQYRIEGEDGQASAAFVIADKPYGDLQQGLMKAFYYYRCGVELSGEYAGPWGHEACHLAAGTVIGQPELKLDSCGGWHDAGDYGKYSGPGAKAVADLLLAWELYPAAFAGARTLPESDGVMPDVLLECKVELDWLFKMQESGSGAVYHKLTTQNFPGLDVMPEADTAELYFSPVSAAATGDFAGVMAMAARIYKPFDEAYAARCLEAAAAAWNWLEAHPAEPGFTNPPGITTGEYGDEEDRDERFWAAAELFRTTGGEQYHSAARELVKLPFPKYGLGWADMGGYGTLAYLLNGEEQAVATLYAELKEGLVAEAARLLRQSREDGYRISLREEDYIWGSNMLVLNNAMLLLVAEHFSGETEYAACALDHLHYLLGRNVLGISYVTGFGEHAVMHPHHRPSVGDNIAEPVPGLVSGGPDRGLHDEYVQEHLQGKPAAQCFVDHEDSYSTNEVTIYWNSPAVFVTARFNS; encoded by the coding sequence GTGAGTGAACAGTGTCTTCGTACCATTACAGTGAACCAGGCAGGTTATTCGAGTGCAGGAGAGAAGCTTGCCCTATTTACCGGAGAGGGGTCCCGTTTCCGGGTAATTGATCTTCAGACTGGAAGCGTTGTATTTACCGGACAGACAGGGGAAGGATTGGAGGATAGGCCAAGCGGGAGTCGTGTGCATACCGGTGAGTTCTCCGCAGTAACGGCACCGGGCCAGTACCGGATTGAAGGTGAGGATGGACAGGCTTCGGCTGCGTTTGTGATTGCAGACAAGCCTTACGGGGATCTACAGCAGGGATTAATGAAAGCCTTCTATTATTACCGCTGCGGAGTGGAGCTGAGCGGAGAATATGCCGGCCCCTGGGGACATGAAGCCTGTCATCTGGCAGCAGGGACCGTAATCGGCCAGCCGGAGCTGAAGCTGGATAGCTGCGGAGGCTGGCATGATGCGGGGGATTACGGGAAATATTCAGGGCCCGGAGCCAAGGCGGTTGCCGATCTGCTGCTGGCCTGGGAGCTGTATCCTGCGGCATTTGCCGGTGCACGTACGCTGCCGGAGAGTGACGGCGTGATGCCGGATGTACTGCTGGAATGTAAAGTGGAGCTGGACTGGTTGTTCAAAATGCAGGAGAGCGGCAGCGGTGCTGTGTATCACAAGCTGACCACACAGAACTTTCCGGGGCTTGATGTGATGCCGGAAGCGGATACGGCGGAGCTGTACTTCTCCCCGGTGTCCGCTGCGGCTACAGGTGACTTCGCCGGTGTGATGGCGATGGCGGCACGGATCTATAAGCCATTCGATGAAGCGTATGCCGCCCGGTGTCTGGAAGCTGCAGCGGCGGCCTGGAACTGGCTGGAGGCACATCCGGCGGAGCCGGGCTTCACTAATCCGCCGGGCATTACGACCGGGGAATACGGTGATGAGGAAGATCGCGACGAGCGCTTCTGGGCAGCGGCGGAGCTGTTCCGGACTACAGGCGGTGAGCAATACCATAGCGCAGCGAGAGAATTGGTGAAGCTTCCATTCCCGAAATACGGCCTCGGCTGGGCGGATATGGGCGGCTATGGCACACTGGCTTACCTGTTGAACGGGGAAGAGCAAGCTGTGGCCACTCTGTATGCGGAGCTGAAGGAAGGGCTGGTGGCTGAAGCCGCTCGCCTCCTCCGGCAGAGCCGGGAGGATGGTTACAGAATCTCGCTGCGGGAAGAGGATTATATCTGGGGCAGCAACATGCTGGTCCTGAATAATGCCATGCTGCTGCTGGTGGCGGAGCATTTCAGCGGGGAGACTGAATATGCGGCTTGTGCACTGGATCATTTGCATTATCTGCTCGGACGCAATGTCCTGGGCATCAGCTACGTGACCGGTTTCGGTGAACACGCGGTCATGCATCCGCATCACCGCCCATCTGTGGGAGACAACATAGCAGAACCCGTTCCGGGTCTGGTCTCAGGGGGACCTGACCGCGGACTGCATGATGAATATGTGCAGGAGCACTTACAAGGCAAACCGGCAGCCCAATGTTTCGTTGATCATGAAGACAGCTACTCAACGAATGAGGTCACCATTTACTGGAATTCACCGGCGGTGTTCGTGACGGCAAGGTTCAATTCCTGA
- a CDS encoding HAD family hydrolase produces the protein MQTFKVISLDMFQTLVNIQGRRAEVWKPILKQNFSEDKSRELGSQLLSHYFAAATKAREAGSFISSKEIYSRGFQQVFLQHGMDYDCLQAVDNLFAQHRLSEMYADTEAFLQRICGEYQVCIVSDTDELMLPDFYRSYPISLFTSERYQSYKNDSHNRMFTEVIAHYGVEPEQILHIGDSASDVLGAARAGIRSCWINREQLTWKHGVKPDYTVGTLEEVYEFISKESSPISID, from the coding sequence ATGCAGACATTTAAGGTTATTAGTCTGGATATGTTCCAGACTCTGGTGAATATTCAGGGGAGGCGGGCAGAAGTCTGGAAGCCGATCCTTAAGCAGAATTTCAGCGAAGACAAGTCCCGGGAGCTGGGCAGCCAGCTGCTTAGCCACTATTTCGCCGCAGCAACCAAAGCCCGGGAGGCGGGCAGCTTCATCAGCAGCAAAGAAATATACAGCAGAGGGTTTCAGCAAGTGTTCCTGCAGCATGGCATGGACTATGACTGTTTGCAGGCTGTAGATAACCTGTTTGCCCAGCACCGGCTGTCCGAAATGTATGCGGACACCGAAGCCTTTTTACAGCGGATTTGCGGGGAATATCAGGTCTGCATTGTCAGTGATACCGATGAGCTTATGCTTCCTGACTTCTACCGGAGTTATCCTATCTCTTTATTCACTTCCGAAAGGTATCAGTCTTATAAGAATGACAGTCATAACCGGATGTTCACTGAGGTTATAGCCCATTATGGTGTGGAGCCGGAGCAGATTCTCCATATCGGAGACTCGGCATCAGATGTGCTGGGAGCAGCCCGGGCAGGAATCAGGTCCTGCTGGATCAACCGGGAGCAACTCACCTGGAAGCATGGGGTGAAGCCGGATTATACAGTGGGTACCCTGGAGGAAGTCTATGAATTTATATCAAAAGAGAGTAGTCCGATATCCATTGATTAA
- a CDS encoding YfiT family bacillithiol transferase, whose product MNHKLTEQDLELLKYPIGKFTAVENRTEEARQESIRIMKQLAAELREAVGPLTAEQLDTPYRPGGWTVSQVVHHLADTGMYAYLRFKRGLTEEAPQVPSYRQDLWAEQSDYTDEPAESSLQLVELLNRRFATLLTSLKPGDYDRSFVSAGLGTLTLDAAIQRYIWHSRHHLAQITSLIQRNSW is encoded by the coding sequence ATGAACCACAAACTGACAGAGCAGGACCTGGAGTTACTGAAGTATCCGATCGGGAAATTCACAGCTGTGGAGAACCGCACGGAAGAAGCACGGCAAGAATCCATACGGATCATGAAGCAGCTGGCGGCTGAACTTAGGGAGGCTGTAGGGCCGCTAACGGCGGAGCAGCTAGACACGCCTTACCGTCCGGGCGGCTGGACAGTGAGTCAGGTCGTGCATCATCTGGCGGATACTGGCATGTATGCCTATCTGCGGTTCAAGCGGGGTCTGACAGAAGAAGCCCCGCAGGTTCCGAGCTACAGACAGGATCTGTGGGCGGAGCAGAGCGATTATACGGATGAACCGGCGGAGTCCTCTCTTCAGCTGGTGGAGCTGCTTAACCGGAGATTCGCAACTCTGCTTACCTCACTGAAACCGGGTGATTATGATCGAAGCTTCGTAAGTGCCGGACTGGGCACGTTGACGCTGGATGCCGCAATTCAAAGATATATCTGGCATAGCCGCCATCACCTGGCCCAGATTACTTCATTAATCCAGCGTAACAGCTGGTAA
- a CDS encoding sensor domain-containing diguanylate cyclase, which yields MPISKGAEHKPKRKISLTLLLMALVTMVFLLTTTILLAGSYQSKKKSLMATTLNLNYSNADRMSKTLDSLFRSMRSSLIYDAYTISGMEAAQPEVIDEYLELMRNSSNYFNSIIRVDAEGKVLNNSPASLGMAGSQLISPPAQEALALQTPYLSAPYKGSTTGRMLIFMSEPLYNKHKQYLGLLGGTIYLHDVNILNMIFGSNVIDQTGSYYYIVSSEGHVLFHPDKERINLDISENVVVQQLMEGKSGEVQALNMRGVPMLAGYSAVPANGWGVVVVSPVSAIQKELLVHLRKTLSYTIIPFILLLLCVFVLAHRLAKPFVVLADLVNRIGKENVELPDLKPHWNREVDLLTKAVVIAWTDIQKQTNQLTQEAMTDLLTGLTNRRALDLSISQWIAARVPFSVIVLDVDKFKFVNDTYGHLAGDEVLRQVADVLTANIRPGDVCARYGGEEFVLLLPRTRPEDAYNVAERIRQTLEKSKVPLPMQVTSSQGIAHYPTNGRTREELLGKADEALYTAKHTGRNRTVIARE from the coding sequence ATGCCTATATCAAAGGGAGCGGAACATAAACCAAAGAGGAAAATCAGTCTTACTCTGCTCTTAATGGCCCTGGTGACTATGGTGTTTCTGCTCACTACAACGATCCTGCTTGCCGGGTCTTACCAATCTAAGAAGAAATCCCTGATGGCAACCACACTTAATTTGAATTATTCCAATGCGGACAGAATGAGTAAGACATTGGATTCACTCTTTCGATCGATGCGCAGCAGCCTGATTTACGATGCGTACACAATCTCCGGCATGGAGGCTGCGCAGCCTGAAGTTATAGATGAATATCTTGAGTTGATGCGTAACAGCAGCAATTATTTCAATTCAATTATCCGGGTGGATGCTGAGGGCAAGGTGTTGAATAACTCACCAGCCTCGTTGGGAATGGCAGGGAGCCAGCTCATTTCTCCACCAGCCCAGGAAGCGCTTGCCCTGCAGACCCCCTACCTGTCTGCACCGTATAAAGGATCTACGACCGGCAGGATGCTTATATTTATGAGCGAGCCGCTCTATAACAAACACAAGCAGTATCTTGGACTGCTCGGAGGCACGATCTATCTTCATGATGTCAATATCTTGAACATGATATTCGGGAGCAATGTTATCGATCAGACCGGATCGTATTATTATATTGTCAGCTCGGAGGGTCATGTACTGTTTCATCCCGATAAGGAGCGGATAAATCTGGATATCAGCGAGAATGTGGTTGTGCAGCAGCTGATGGAAGGGAAGAGCGGCGAAGTTCAAGCGCTCAATATGAGAGGAGTGCCGATGCTTGCCGGCTATTCGGCGGTTCCAGCCAATGGCTGGGGGGTTGTTGTCGTGTCCCCGGTGAGTGCAATTCAGAAAGAGCTTTTGGTACATCTGCGAAAAACACTTTCGTATACGATTATTCCATTTATATTATTGCTGCTGTGCGTATTTGTGCTGGCGCACCGGCTGGCGAAGCCGTTTGTGGTGCTTGCTGATCTGGTAAACCGTATCGGCAAAGAGAATGTTGAGCTTCCTGATCTGAAGCCTCACTGGAACCGGGAGGTGGATCTGCTGACCAAAGCGGTGGTCATCGCCTGGACGGATATCCAGAAGCAGACCAACCAGTTAACCCAGGAGGCCATGACGGATCTGCTGACAGGTCTTACTAACCGGAGAGCCCTGGATCTTAGCATAAGCCAATGGATTGCCGCCCGGGTGCCTTTTTCCGTGATCGTACTGGATGTGGATAAATTTAAGTTTGTTAACGATACCTACGGGCATCTGGCCGGGGATGAGGTGCTGAGGCAGGTCGCCGATGTTCTAACCGCAAATATCCGCCCGGGTGATGTGTGTGCCCGTTATGGGGGAGAGGAATTTGTGCTGCTGCTCCCGCGGACCAGACCCGAGGATGCCTACAATGTGGCCGAACGAATCCGCCAGACGCTTGAGAAAAGCAAGGTCCCCTTGCCGATGCAAGTGACCTCTTCCCAAGGGATTGCCCATTATCCTACGAATGGCCGCACGCGCGAAGAGCTACTGGGGAAAGCGGATGAAGCTTTATATACTGCAAAGCATACCGGCCGGAACCGGACTGTGATTGCCCGTGAATAG
- a CDS encoding cupin domain-containing protein produces MKGRIRVTSYMDYTSPNTQFTFDMNGNTLFKKDDCNYINVLGIKNLNTLENTSLLDIFLSKSNVVEPHYHQNAAELVYCISGCAVVSLINPFTNELLHFPISPGQVANVPQGWWHYEVATTDCTHLLAIFNAPTPEVVLGSDILSKTPANVLAHTYCLNEALVKEALAPVKPQTFIGPPADCCDPSQAAAGNMKGTHMAHANMAPMMAIANMAPYSYQLAPQAFGYQPMPVHGYYTQPYAQPYRQHPYVQFDPNAGNAVNEAGIE; encoded by the coding sequence ATGAAAGGAAGGATTCGCGTGACCTCTTATATGGACTACACGTCACCTAATACACAGTTTACCTTTGATATGAATGGCAACACGTTGTTTAAAAAGGATGATTGCAATTATATCAACGTGCTCGGTATCAAAAACTTGAACACCCTGGAGAACACCTCGCTGCTGGATATATTTCTCAGCAAATCCAATGTGGTAGAACCGCATTATCATCAAAATGCTGCAGAGCTGGTGTATTGTATATCCGGCTGTGCAGTGGTATCTCTGATCAACCCGTTCACAAATGAGCTGCTGCATTTCCCCATATCACCGGGCCAGGTAGCCAATGTGCCGCAAGGCTGGTGGCATTATGAAGTGGCAACGACGGATTGTACCCATCTGTTGGCTATCTTCAATGCACCGACGCCGGAAGTCGTTCTGGGTTCGGATATTCTGAGCAAGACACCGGCCAATGTCCTGGCGCATACGTACTGTTTAAATGAAGCACTGGTTAAGGAAGCGCTGGCTCCCGTTAAGCCCCAGACCTTCATTGGCCCGCCAGCAGATTGCTGCGATCCCTCGCAAGCGGCTGCCGGGAATATGAAAGGAACCCATATGGCTCATGCCAATATGGCTCCGATGATGGCAATTGCAAATATGGCGCCTTATAGTTATCAGCTGGCTCCGCAAGCTTTTGGATACCAGCCTATGCCGGTCCATGGCTACTATACCCAGCCGTATGCCCAGCCTTACCGCCAGCATCCGTATGTCCAGTTCGATCCGAATGCGGGAAATGCCGTAAATGAAGCGGGAATCGAATAA
- a CDS encoding acrylyl-CoA reductase family protein, translating into MTNLFQALVVDKTDTFSVEVKPLSLEDLPSGEVLIKVAYSSVNYKDGLAGIPNGNIVRNYPFVPGIDLSGTVVSSTDSRFQEGQSVIATSYGIGVSHFGGFSEYARIPADWVIPLPESLNLREAMIYGTAGFTAAMSIEALEAHGLTPDNGKVLVTGATGGVGGAAVAILAKQGYQVTASTGRIDEAGYLQALGAAEVISREDVAGSAVKPLDKQLWQAAVDSVGGTPLAAVLSKITYGGAVAASGLTAGTAVPTTVLPFILRGVSLLGIDSVSCPSEKRAKLWQRMGLDMKPAVLEELVDREISLKELPAALEDILKSNTRGRVLVRLS; encoded by the coding sequence ATGACTAACCTTTTTCAAGCTTTGGTGGTAGATAAGACTGACACTTTCTCTGTAGAGGTCAAGCCGCTGTCACTCGAAGACCTGCCGTCCGGTGAAGTCCTAATTAAGGTAGCCTACTCCAGTGTAAACTATAAAGATGGATTAGCGGGCATCCCGAATGGCAACATTGTGCGAAATTATCCGTTTGTCCCCGGGATTGATCTGTCTGGGACTGTGGTCTCTTCTACAGACAGCCGTTTCCAGGAAGGCCAGTCCGTTATTGCCACCAGCTATGGCATCGGCGTATCGCACTTCGGCGGCTTCAGTGAATATGCACGTATTCCGGCGGATTGGGTTATTCCCTTGCCGGAGAGCTTAAATTTGCGGGAAGCGATGATCTACGGAACGGCCGGATTCACAGCTGCAATGTCTATTGAAGCACTGGAAGCTCACGGACTAACTCCGGATAATGGAAAAGTGCTCGTCACCGGTGCAACCGGAGGTGTCGGAGGTGCTGCTGTGGCCATTCTGGCTAAGCAAGGCTACCAGGTAACGGCCAGTACCGGCAGAATTGATGAAGCCGGATATCTGCAGGCCTTGGGCGCAGCCGAAGTGATCTCCCGTGAGGATGTGGCCGGCAGTGCAGTTAAGCCGCTCGATAAGCAGCTCTGGCAGGCTGCTGTAGATTCCGTCGGAGGCACCCCTCTAGCGGCTGTACTAAGCAAAATCACATACGGCGGCGCAGTTGCCGCAAGCGGATTAACAGCAGGCACCGCCGTTCCCACAACGGTATTGCCGTTCATCCTGCGCGGAGTCAGCCTGCTGGGCATCGATTCCGTCTCCTGCCCTTCCGAGAAACGGGCGAAGCTGTGGCAGCGTATGGGCCTTGACATGAAGCCTGCCGTGCTGGAGGAGCTGGTGGACCGCGAGATTAGCCTGAAGGAGCTGCCTGCTGCACTCGAAGATATTTTGAAATCGAATACACGGGGCCGCGTGCTTGTCCGCCTGTCCTAA